One genomic segment of Acidobacteriota bacterium includes these proteins:
- a CDS encoding DinB family protein → MDRLIKRFDKLERAREETASWLDSHEDLFREKPDAHTWSLGQVVDHVTIAEAGALEYVTYKMTEVEKLRAAGFGARVRSTILAAALRSPMRFKAPEVAATPSNELEWSEATERWENLRSRWRSLLETFPEELAGTAIYRHPVAGRMTIEHALSFMQEHLAHHRRQLERIHARLRSL, encoded by the coding sequence TTGGACCGACTGATCAAGCGCTTCGACAAGCTCGAGCGTGCCCGCGAGGAGACCGCGAGCTGGCTCGATTCACACGAAGATCTCTTTCGTGAGAAGCCGGACGCCCATACATGGTCGTTGGGGCAGGTGGTCGATCACGTGACGATAGCCGAAGCCGGGGCGCTCGAGTACGTCACGTACAAGATGACCGAGGTCGAGAAACTGCGCGCCGCCGGTTTTGGCGCGAGAGTCCGATCGACGATCCTGGCCGCTGCTCTCCGAAGCCCGATGCGATTCAAAGCGCCCGAAGTGGCGGCGACCCCGTCAAACGAGCTCGAGTGGTCGGAAGCGACGGAACGGTGGGAAAACCTTCGGAGTCGCTGGCGCAGTCTGCTGGAGACGTTTCCGGAGGAGCTGGCCGGAACGGCGATCTATCGTCATCCGGTCGCGGGACGGATGACGATCGAGCACGCGCTGAGTTTCATGCAGGAACATCTCGCTCACCATCGCCGGCAGCTCGAACGGATTCATGCACGTCTCCGCTCCCTGTAA
- the nth gene encoding endonuclease III, translating into MKRSEKARRIASILDELYPDPPIPLRHRDPFTLLVAVVLSAQTTDEQVNRVTPALFERAPTPGAMAAMPEEEILELIRTCGLAPGKARRLASLAGIVADRYGGEVPSSFEELEQLPGVGHKTASVVMAQAFGRPAFPVDTHIHRLAARWGLSRGESVERTERDLKKLFDAELWGKLHLQMIYFGREHCPARHHDLRSCRICSWAASAKRIREERRGASG; encoded by the coding sequence ATGAAGAGATCCGAGAAGGCTCGCCGGATCGCATCGATTCTCGACGAGCTCTACCCTGACCCGCCGATTCCGCTTCGCCACCGGGATCCGTTCACGCTTCTCGTCGCGGTCGTTCTCTCGGCACAGACCACCGACGAACAGGTCAACCGTGTCACGCCCGCGCTGTTCGAGCGTGCACCGACACCCGGAGCGATGGCGGCAATGCCGGAGGAGGAGATCCTCGAGCTGATCAGGACGTGCGGCCTGGCTCCCGGCAAGGCGCGCCGGCTCGCGAGTCTTGCCGGAATCGTCGCCGATCGATATGGAGGAGAAGTTCCGAGCAGCTTCGAGGAGCTCGAACAGCTTCCGGGAGTCGGCCACAAGACGGCGAGTGTCGTCATGGCACAGGCGTTCGGGCGGCCGGCGTTTCCGGTCGACACGCACATCCATCGTCTCGCCGCGCGATGGGGGCTCTCTCGGGGTGAATCGGTCGAGCGGACCGAACGGGACCTCAAGAAGCTCTTCGATGCCGAACTTTGGGGGAAACTTCATCTTCAGATGATCTACTTTGGCCGGGAACACTGTCCCGCACGCCACCACGATCTCCGGTCGTGCCGCATCTGCTCCTGGGCGGCGAGCGCAAAAAGGATTCGCGAGGAGAGGCGCGGGGCCTCGGGTTGA
- a CDS encoding phosphoribosyltransferase, with translation MKFANRGEAGKLLGAELQRYAGVEGLIVLALPGGGIPVATEVARVLNAPLDVFVVHHLRVPGQDELILGAISSGGTKVLNYHVVQTYDISQREIDEAAERELVSLKAEEAALRGGKPPVEIRDRTVILVDEGMASGATMRAAASVIASAEPRKLIVAVPASSESACADVGAQVDEIVCLRTEPELASVSEAYEA, from the coding sequence GTGAAATTCGCGAATCGCGGGGAAGCCGGAAAGCTTCTGGGAGCGGAACTGCAGCGCTACGCGGGCGTTGAGGGCCTCATCGTCCTGGCGCTTCCCGGGGGTGGCATTCCGGTCGCCACCGAAGTCGCGCGGGTGCTGAATGCTCCGCTGGACGTCTTCGTGGTTCACCATCTGAGGGTTCCGGGGCAGGATGAGCTGATTCTCGGCGCGATCTCGAGTGGGGGGACGAAAGTACTCAACTACCACGTCGTCCAGACCTACGACATCAGCCAGAGAGAGATCGACGAGGCAGCGGAGAGAGAACTGGTTTCGTTGAAAGCCGAGGAAGCAGCCTTGCGAGGCGGAAAGCCTCCGGTCGAGATCCGGGACCGTACGGTGATTCTGGTCGACGAAGGGATGGCGAGTGGAGCGACGATGCGAGCCGCCGCCTCGGTGATCGCGAGTGCCGAGCCTCGTAAGCTGATCGTTGCGGTGCCGGCTTCATCCGAATCTGCCTGCGCCGACGTCGGCGCGCAGGTCGACGAGATCGTCTGTCTCAGGACCGAGCCGGAGCTGGCGTCGGTGTCCGAGGCGTACGAAGCGTAG
- a CDS encoding OmpA family protein, which produces MNKLTLIAMSSGLIFSGACATNTAIDERIAASEARTDAKIETVGAQVEELQEAQRRTDARLDELSREASEALTRATEAGILAQGKVVFEESFTEDRIRFALNSSQLSNDATASLDTLAQRIKALDRPVWIEIQGHTDSTGAESYNEDLGLDRAEAVRRYLSRTHDIPLARMSTISYGESSPAASNANREGRSQNRRVVVVVLE; this is translated from the coding sequence ATGAACAAGCTCACACTCATTGCCATGTCATCGGGACTCATTTTCAGCGGCGCCTGCGCCACCAACACGGCGATCGACGAACGGATCGCCGCCTCGGAAGCGCGCACCGACGCCAAGATCGAGACCGTCGGCGCCCAGGTCGAGGAACTTCAGGAAGCGCAGCGACGCACCGACGCTCGGCTCGACGAGCTCAGCCGCGAAGCGAGCGAAGCTCTGACCCGTGCAACGGAGGCGGGGATTCTCGCCCAGGGGAAGGTGGTCTTCGAGGAATCCTTCACCGAGGACCGGATTCGATTCGCTCTGAACTCATCGCAGCTGAGCAACGATGCGACGGCTTCACTCGACACGCTGGCCCAGCGCATCAAGGCGCTCGATCGTCCCGTATGGATCGAGATCCAGGGCCATACCGATTCCACCGGAGCCGAGTCCTACAACGAGGATCTCGGACTCGACCGGGCCGAGGCCGTTCGGCGTTACCTCTCGAGGACGCATGACATCCCGCTCGCCCGGATGTCGACCATCTCGTACGGAGAGTCCTCCCCGGCAGCTTCGAACGCCAACCGCGAGGGACGCAGCCAGAACCGCCGCGTCGTCGTGGTGGTCCTCGAGTAA
- a CDS encoding MFS transporter, with protein MTEVPGEEAGRISFRARFSSPFLALRHRDFRLVWIGAFISTTGTWMQTIAQAWVVLSMTGSAFYLGLDAFLATLPMILFSLAGGVVADRIDRKRLLMISQVLQMSFAFILTALLVTDQVQVWHILVLSFCTGTVQAFGGPAYQALLPVLVEKREVPNAVALNSMQFNLARMLGPSLAGIALATLGAEWCFGLNGLSFVAVIITLFFVEKSFARAGGRKESVLFDLREGLSFVWNEGRLFLLTVLAAATTLFGIPIVTMMPVVAENIFGVGASGYSWLMTASGAGSVTGAVLVASILTIRRRGSLAIGFQLSFALLLLAFAFSRMFWLSAVLAFLTGLALLGVITVTSSMVQLVTTEQMRGRVMSIFMLAFRGGMPLGNLFSGWATERWNVTFTLAFNAIALLGVGLIFLAFRARLDSKAEAEAVVAEVA; from the coding sequence ATGACCGAGGTTCCTGGAGAAGAAGCCGGGAGAATTTCGTTCCGGGCCCGCTTCAGCTCGCCGTTTCTGGCGCTTCGTCACCGGGACTTTCGTCTCGTCTGGATCGGAGCGTTCATCTCGACCACGGGAACGTGGATGCAGACGATCGCGCAGGCCTGGGTCGTTCTTTCGATGACCGGCTCCGCGTTCTATCTCGGTCTCGACGCATTTCTGGCCACTCTGCCGATGATCCTTTTTTCTCTGGCCGGCGGCGTCGTGGCCGACCGGATCGATCGGAAGCGACTGCTGATGATCTCGCAGGTTCTGCAGATGAGCTTTGCGTTCATTCTGACGGCCCTGCTCGTAACCGACCAGGTTCAGGTGTGGCACATCCTCGTGCTCTCCTTCTGCACCGGGACGGTTCAGGCATTCGGAGGGCCCGCGTACCAGGCGCTGCTGCCGGTACTGGTGGAAAAGCGGGAAGTGCCGAACGCGGTGGCGCTGAACTCGATGCAGTTCAACCTTGCGAGGATGCTCGGGCCGAGCCTCGCGGGAATCGCGCTCGCGACGCTCGGAGCCGAGTGGTGTTTCGGTCTCAACGGTCTTTCGTTCGTTGCGGTCATCATCACTCTCTTTTTCGTGGAGAAGAGCTTTGCCAGAGCCGGCGGAAGGAAGGAGTCGGTTCTGTTCGATCTGCGCGAAGGGCTCTCCTTCGTGTGGAACGAAGGCCGGCTGTTCCTGCTCACGGTACTGGCGGCGGCGACGACTCTGTTCGGGATTCCGATCGTGACGATGATGCCTGTCGTGGCGGAAAATATCTTCGGCGTCGGCGCGAGCGGATACAGCTGGCTGATGACGGCCAGCGGTGCCGGCTCGGTGACCGGCGCCGTGCTCGTCGCATCGATCCTGACTATTCGCCGTCGAGGATCGCTGGCGATCGGCTTCCAGCTCTCGTTCGCTCTTCTTCTGCTCGCGTTCGCCTTCTCCAGAATGTTCTGGCTGAGCGCAGTTCTCGCGTTCCTGACGGGACTGGCGTTGCTCGGAGTCATCACGGTGACCTCATCGATGGTTCAGCTCGTCACGACCGAGCAGATGCGAGGACGGGTCATGTCGATCTTCATGCTCGCCTTTCGCGGCGGCATGCCGCTCGGAAATCTGTTCTCGGGCTGGGCCACCGAACGATGGAACGTGACGTTCACACTCGCATTCAACGCAATCGCGTTGCTAGGTGTCGGTCTGATCTTTCTCGCCTTTCGAGCGCGGCTCGACTCGAAAGCAGAAGCCGAGGCCGTGGTGGCGGAGGTCGCATGA
- a CDS encoding PspC domain-containing protein: protein MPLHRSRRHRIFGGVCGGLAEWLGWNPTLVRILYVVISITTAGSGFLLYLILWILMPQSST from the coding sequence ATGCCTTTGCACCGCTCGAGAAGACACAGGATTTTCGGTGGCGTTTGTGGAGGACTCGCCGAGTGGCTCGGCTGGAACCCCACGCTGGTTCGGATTCTGTACGTCGTGATCTCGATTACGACCGCGGGATCTGGTTTTCTCCTCTATCTCATCCTCTGGATTCTGATGCCGCAATCGTCGACCTAG
- a CDS encoding carboxymuconolactone decarboxylase family protein: MSGKPARLRMNRIAKPATNKTDFELVCLAVSAMNGCEACVRSHEKVVIDGGLTEDHVNDAVRIAATMQARRSGWKSERSRRC; encoded by the coding sequence ATGAGCGGAAAACCGGCCCGGCTGAGGATGAACCGGATTGCAAAGCCGGCGACCAACAAGACCGATTTCGAGTTGGTGTGTCTCGCGGTCAGCGCGATGAATGGATGCGAAGCCTGCGTACGGTCTCATGAAAAGGTGGTGATCGACGGCGGTCTGACCGAGGATCACGTGAATGATGCGGTTCGAATTGCCGCTACGATGCAGGCGCGGCGATCGGGCTGGAAGTCTGAGCGGTCCCGACGCTGTTAG
- a CDS encoding protease complex subunit PrcB family protein yields the protein MKRIASFSISLLPLGCVLLLLGCVATDGADGGSDAGSAEARDDSNVREEPAMKVLATGVYGALATGNVEETGRRVPWIEVATDRTTFRQMWASHIGLADVPEIDFESRIAVLLLLPLQRTGGYAIEPHGARIVEGDVLEIDATVIEPAEDAITTQALTSPFAVIEVERLPFERVDWLGEGRLVARREIDWTD from the coding sequence ATGAAGAGAATTGCTTCGTTTTCGATCAGTCTACTACCGCTCGGATGCGTTCTACTACTGCTCGGATGCGTTGCAACCGATGGAGCGGATGGAGGGAGTGATGCCGGGAGTGCCGAAGCGCGAGACGACTCGAACGTCAGGGAGGAGCCAGCGATGAAAGTTCTCGCGACGGGCGTCTATGGAGCGCTCGCCACGGGCAACGTGGAGGAGACCGGGAGACGCGTCCCGTGGATCGAGGTCGCGACAGACCGGACCACTTTCAGACAAATGTGGGCGAGCCACATCGGGTTGGCGGATGTTCCCGAGATCGATTTCGAGTCGAGGATTGCGGTTCTGTTGCTGCTTCCTCTCCAGCGAACGGGGGGTTACGCGATCGAGCCGCATGGAGCGCGCATCGTGGAAGGTGATGTTCTCGAGATCGACGCAACAGTGATCGAGCCAGCGGAGGACGCGATCACGACCCAGGCCTTGACGTCTCCCTTCGCGGTGATCGAAGTGGAGCGGCTTCCTTTTGAACGCGTCGACTGGCTGGGTGAGGGGCGACTCGTCGCTCGAAGGGAGATCGATTGGACCGACTGA
- a CDS encoding VWA domain-containing protein translates to MAWFATGALALAALILTVSDATAQTAGAEDPFGESVAVNYVIVPFVLFNQNGRPITDLERRQFELLVDGEPVATDLFDHSTRNSVSFTILLDGSGSMALGDKLEGARRALTTLIQRGRPGDDYSLYVFSAGEVRREVEFTTDGSRILEAVDEVEPFGKTALFDAILQIPDETILGQNGVRAIVLLTDGLDNASTIDRPRLQRALEGLSVPVYPLGLRTLASIEAERKQNREATLDLTVLAGLAGASGGRMAITSGLDSLDDAIGDILEELRSQYVVGFKPSGKDGIRYRSFSLTLNRSIGSVRIRAGYRGTAPPIKN, encoded by the coding sequence GTGGCATGGTTCGCCACGGGAGCGCTGGCACTCGCTGCCCTCATTTTGACCGTTTCGGATGCCACTGCCCAGACGGCCGGGGCGGAAGATCCATTCGGCGAGAGCGTTGCGGTCAACTACGTGATCGTGCCGTTCGTGCTCTTCAACCAGAACGGCAGGCCAATTACTGACCTCGAGCGGCGGCAGTTCGAGCTGCTGGTGGATGGAGAGCCGGTCGCGACTGACCTTTTCGATCACTCGACGCGCAACTCGGTCTCGTTCACGATCCTGCTCGACGGTTCCGGATCGATGGCGCTGGGCGACAAGCTCGAAGGGGCGCGACGGGCGCTGACGACGCTGATCCAGCGGGGCCGTCCGGGGGACGATTATTCGCTCTATGTCTTTTCCGCGGGGGAAGTGCGCCGGGAGGTCGAATTCACTACCGACGGCAGCAGGATCCTCGAAGCCGTCGACGAGGTCGAGCCATTCGGAAAGACCGCGCTGTTCGACGCGATCCTGCAGATTCCGGACGAAACGATTCTCGGCCAGAACGGTGTCCGGGCGATCGTCCTCCTCACGGATGGTCTCGATAATGCTTCGACCATCGACAGGCCCCGACTTCAGCGGGCGCTGGAAGGTCTCTCGGTGCCGGTGTATCCGCTCGGCCTTCGAACGCTCGCCTCGATCGAGGCCGAAAGAAAGCAGAATCGTGAGGCGACACTCGACCTCACCGTCCTCGCCGGCCTGGCCGGTGCCAGCGGCGGACGAATGGCGATCACGTCGGGACTCGACTCACTCGATGATGCAATCGGAGACATCCTCGAGGAGCTCAGATCGCAGTATGTCGTTGGCTTCAAGCCATCGGGAAAGGATGGGATAAGATACCGCTCGTTCTCGCTGACGCTGAATCGATCGATCGGTTCAGTCCGGATCCGGGCCGGCTACCGCGGAACCGCTCCCCCAATCAAGAACTGA